Proteins encoded together in one Pseudomonas sp. ADAK13 window:
- the paaE gene encoding 1,2-phenylacetyl-CoA epoxidase subunit PaaE, which translates to MSKFHSLTIKDVRNETRDAVSIAFEIPQHLQDSFHFTQGQHLVMRTRLDGEEVRRSYSICTGVNDGELRIAIKRVAGGRFSAFANEQLKAGHSLEVMPPAGHFHVDLDPARHGNYLAVAAGSGITPILSIIKTTLQTEPHSRVTLLYGNRSSSGALFREQLEDLKNRYLQRLNLIFVFSREQQDVDLYNGRINADKCEQLFSRWLDVKALDAAFICGPQEMTETVRDSLKAKGMAPERIHFELFAAAGSQHKREAREAARQVDAAVSQITVISDGRALAFDLPRNSQSILDAGNAQGAELPYSCKAGVCSTCKCKVIEGEVEMDSNHALEDYEVAAGYVLSCQAFPVSDKVVLDFDQL; encoded by the coding sequence ATGAGCAAATTTCACAGCCTGACCATCAAGGATGTGCGCAACGAGACCCGTGACGCGGTGTCCATCGCCTTCGAGATTCCGCAGCACCTGCAAGACAGTTTCCACTTCACCCAGGGCCAGCACCTGGTGATGCGCACCCGGCTGGATGGCGAGGAAGTGCGCCGCTCCTATTCGATCTGCACCGGGGTCAATGACGGTGAACTGCGCATCGCCATCAAGCGCGTGGCCGGTGGGCGGTTCTCGGCGTTTGCCAATGAGCAGCTCAAGGCCGGGCACAGCCTGGAAGTGATGCCGCCCGCCGGGCATTTCCATGTGGACCTTGATCCCGCGCGCCATGGCAATTACTTGGCGGTTGCGGCCGGGAGCGGCATCACGCCGATCCTGTCGATCATCAAGACCACCCTGCAAACCGAGCCCCATAGCCGCGTGACGCTGCTGTACGGCAACCGTTCCAGCTCGGGAGCGCTGTTTCGCGAACAGCTCGAAGACCTGAAGAACCGCTACCTGCAGCGCCTGAACCTGATCTTCGTGTTCAGCCGCGAACAGCAGGACGTGGACCTCTACAACGGCCGCATCAACGCCGACAAATGCGAGCAACTGTTCTCCCGCTGGCTCGACGTAAAAGCCCTCGACGCGGCTTTTATCTGCGGCCCCCAGGAAATGACCGAAACCGTGCGCGACAGCCTCAAGGCCAAGGGCATGGCGCCCGAGCGCATTCACTTCGAACTGTTCGCCGCCGCCGGCAGCCAGCACAAACGCGAGGCGCGTGAAGCGGCGCGGCAAGTGGATGCGGCGGTCAGCCAGATCACCGTGATCAGCGATGGCCGCGCCCTGGCCTTCGACCTGCCGCGCAACAGCCAGAGCATTCTTGACGCGGGCAACGCCCAGGGCGCCGAGCTGCCGTATTCGTGCAAGGCCGGTGTGTGCTCCACCTGCAAATGCAAGGTGATCGAAGGCGAAGTGGAGATGGACAGCAACCACGCCCTGGAAGACTACGAAGTAGCCGCCGGCTATGTGCTGTCGTGCCAGGCGTTCCCGGTCAGCGACAAGGTGGTACTGGATTTCGATCAGCTGTAA
- the paaD gene encoding 1,2-phenylacetyl-CoA epoxidase subunit PaaD encodes MQPGELIASDQGARPAQPTDLAAAWATLAQVMDPEVPVVSVVDLGIVRDLDWQAGHLHVVVTPTYSGCPATEVIEGDIRDALEQAGFRAPQLERKLTPAWTTDWITHSGRERLRAYGIAPPQGSSSKRSLLGESPVIACPQCGSFHTEVLSEFGSTACKALHRCRDCLEPFDYFKCI; translated from the coding sequence ATGCAACCTGGTGAGCTGATCGCCAGCGACCAGGGCGCACGGCCGGCGCAACCCACCGACCTGGCCGCCGCGTGGGCCACCCTCGCCCAGGTCATGGACCCGGAAGTGCCGGTGGTGAGCGTGGTCGACCTGGGGATAGTGCGCGACCTGGACTGGCAGGCCGGCCATCTGCACGTGGTGGTCACGCCGACCTACTCCGGCTGCCCGGCCACTGAGGTGATCGAGGGCGATATCCGCGATGCCCTGGAGCAAGCGGGTTTTCGTGCGCCGCAACTGGAACGCAAGTTGACCCCGGCCTGGACCACCGACTGGATCACCCACAGTGGCCGCGAACGCTTGCGGGCCTATGGCATCGCACCGCCCCAAGGCAGTAGCAGCAAGCGCAGCCTGCTCGGCGAAAGCCCGGTGATTGCCTGCCCGCAATGCGGCAGCTTTCACACCGAAGTGCTCAGCGAATTCGGCTCCACCGCCTGCAAGGCGCTGCACCGCTGCCGCGACTGCCTCGAACCGTTCGACTATTTCAAGTGCATCTGA
- the paaC gene encoding 1,2-phenylacetyl-CoA epoxidase subunit PaaC, whose protein sequence is MNTETDLIEYLLRLGDSALIQGQCLCQWCGHAPALEEELALMNVGLDLVGQARNWLEYAAELLDDGRDADHLAFRRDERAYRNLLLVEQPNGDYAVTILKQFLYDAWHLPVLSGLAQSSDERIAGIAAKAVKEVTYHLRRSGEWVERLGDGTDESHTRMLAAIPELWRFTVELTSADDSEQRLNAAGITPDAAQVGAAWQAKVSEIFTSATLPLPPAASYFYLDARRGLHSEHLGILLAEMQFLPRAYPDATW, encoded by the coding sequence ATGAACACTGAAACCGATCTGATCGAATACCTGCTGCGCCTCGGCGACAGCGCCCTGATCCAGGGCCAGTGCCTGTGCCAGTGGTGTGGCCACGCGCCGGCGCTGGAAGAAGAGTTGGCGCTGATGAACGTCGGCCTCGACCTGGTGGGCCAGGCTCGCAATTGGCTGGAGTACGCCGCCGAGTTGCTGGACGACGGGCGCGACGCCGATCACCTGGCCTTCCGCCGGGACGAGCGCGCCTATCGCAACCTGCTGCTGGTGGAACAACCCAACGGCGACTACGCGGTGACCATCCTCAAGCAATTCCTGTATGACGCCTGGCACTTGCCGGTGTTGAGCGGCCTGGCCCAGTCCAGTGACGAACGTATCGCCGGCATCGCCGCCAAGGCTGTCAAGGAAGTCACCTATCACCTGCGCCGCTCCGGCGAATGGGTGGAGCGCCTGGGAGACGGCACCGACGAAAGCCACACGCGCATGCTCGCGGCGATCCCCGAGCTGTGGCGCTTTACCGTGGAACTGACCAGCGCCGACGACAGTGAACAGCGCCTGAACGCCGCCGGCATCACGCCGGACGCCGCCCAGGTCGGCGCAGCGTGGCAGGCCAAGGTCAGCGAGATCTTCACCAGCGCCACCCTGCCCCTGCCGCCTGCCGCGAGCTACTTCTACCTGGACGCCCGCCGTGGTTTGCACAGCGAGCACCTGGGGATTTTGCTGGCGGAAATGCAATTCCTGCCCCGAGCGTACCCCGATGCAACCTGGTGA
- the paaB gene encoding 1,2-phenylacetyl-CoA epoxidase subunit PaaB, producing MSEWTLFEVFVRSKHGLNHKHVGSVHAADTTMAIENARELYTRRSEGVSLWVVPSALITASSPDEKDPLFDPADDKVYRHASFYELPAEVGHM from the coding sequence ATGTCTGAATGGACCCTGTTTGAAGTTTTCGTGCGCAGCAAGCACGGCCTGAATCACAAGCATGTGGGCAGCGTGCATGCCGCCGACACCACCATGGCCATCGAAAACGCCCGGGAGTTGTACACCCGACGCAGTGAAGGCGTGAGCCTGTGGGTGGTGCCTTCGGCGCTGATCACCGCTTCGTCGCCGGACGAGAAAGACCCACTGTTCGACCCCGCCGACGACAAGGTCTACCGCCACGCCAGCTTCTACGAGTTGCCGGCTGAAGTCGGGCACATGTGA
- the paaA gene encoding 1,2-phenylacetyl-CoA epoxidase subunit PaaA, with the protein MYAQLVETGVKRIKDLSEMSDQERAFQEKIDAEIKIEAKNWMPDAYRQTLIRQISQHAHSEIVGMLPEGNWVTRAPTLKRKLQLMAKIQDEAGHGLYLYSAMETLGADRDEEIAKLHSGKAKYSSIFNYPTLNWADMGAVGWLVDGAAIVNQVVLQRTSYGPYSRAMVRICKEESFHQRQGYELLLTMMRQGTQAQKDMVQDAINRLWWPSLMMFGPSDEHSPNSAQSMAWKIKRQSNDELRQRFIDQTIPQLELLGCTCPDPDLKWNAERGHYDFGEIQWSEFYEVLKGNGPCNQERVATRRKAIEDGAWVREAAVAHARKKQNKNAA; encoded by the coding sequence ATGTACGCACAGCTTGTAGAAACCGGAGTAAAGCGCATCAAGGACCTCTCGGAGATGTCCGACCAGGAGCGCGCCTTCCAGGAAAAGATCGACGCCGAAATCAAGATCGAAGCCAAGAACTGGATGCCCGACGCCTACCGTCAAACCCTGATCCGCCAGATCTCCCAGCACGCCCACTCGGAAATCGTCGGCATGCTGCCCGAAGGCAACTGGGTCACCCGCGCCCCTACCCTCAAACGCAAACTGCAGCTGATGGCCAAGATCCAGGACGAAGCTGGCCACGGCCTGTACCTGTACAGCGCCATGGAAACCCTGGGCGCCGACCGCGACGAAGAAATCGCCAAGCTCCACAGCGGCAAGGCCAAGTACTCCAGCATCTTCAACTACCCAACCCTGAACTGGGCCGACATGGGCGCAGTGGGCTGGCTGGTAGACGGCGCCGCGATCGTCAACCAGGTGGTGCTGCAGCGCACCTCCTACGGCCCCTACTCCCGGGCCATGGTGCGCATCTGCAAGGAAGAAAGTTTTCACCAGCGCCAGGGCTATGAGCTGCTGCTGACCATGATGCGCCAGGGCACCCAGGCGCAAAAAGACATGGTCCAGGACGCGATCAACCGCCTGTGGTGGCCGTCGCTGATGATGTTCGGCCCCAGCGACGAACACTCCCCCAACAGCGCCCAGTCCATGGCCTGGAAGATCAAGCGCCAGAGCAACGACGAGCTGCGCCAGCGCTTTATCGACCAGACCATCCCGCAGTTGGAGTTGCTGGGCTGCACCTGCCCCGACCCGGACCTGAAGTGGAACGCCGAGCGCGGCCATTACGATTTCGGCGAGATTCAGTGGAGCGAGTTCTACGAGGTGCTCAAGGGCAATGGCCCGTGCAACCAGGAACGCGTCGCCACCCGCCGCAAAGCTATTGAAGACGGTGCCTGGGTGCGCGAAGCCGCCGTCGCCCACGCCCGCAAAAAACAGAACAAGAACGCCGCCTGA
- the paaK gene encoding phenylacetate--CoA ligase PaaK, whose translation MNMPIPNAVLNPVLDPLETASVDQLRAHQLERLRWSLRHAYQNVPLYRQRFDALGVHPDDIKSLDDLARFPFTTKSDLRDSYPYGMFAVPMNEVVRLHASSGTTGKPTVVGYTQNDIDTWANVVARSIRAAGGRRGDKVHISYGYGLFTGGLGAHYGAERLGCTVIPMSGGQTEKQVQLIKDFQPDIIMVTPSYMLNIADEIERQGIDPHKLALRLGIFGAEPWTAELRSAIEARLGITALDIYGLSEIMGPGVAMECAETKDGPTIWEDHFYPEIIDPVTGEVLPDGQMGELVFTSLSKEALPMIRYRTRDLTRLLPGTARPMRRIDKITGRSDDMLIIRGVNVFPTQIEEQVLKVKQLSECYEIHLYRNGNLDSVDVHVELKAEHQHLNDEQQRAVSSELSKHIKTYIGISSRIVLQPLHSIKRSEGKACHVMDRRPKA comes from the coding sequence ATGAACATGCCTATTCCAAACGCCGTGCTTAACCCTGTGCTGGACCCGCTGGAAACCGCCAGCGTCGACCAACTGCGCGCCCATCAACTGGAGCGCCTGCGCTGGAGCCTGCGCCACGCCTACCAGAATGTGCCGTTGTACCGTCAGCGTTTCGACGCGCTGGGGGTGCACCCCGATGACATCAAGTCCCTGGACGACCTGGCTAGATTCCCGTTCACCACCAAGAGCGACCTGCGGGACAGCTACCCCTACGGCATGTTTGCCGTGCCGATGAACGAGGTGGTGCGCCTGCACGCCTCCAGCGGCACCACCGGCAAGCCGACGGTGGTGGGTTACACCCAAAACGACATCGACACCTGGGCCAATGTGGTGGCCCGCTCGATCCGCGCCGCCGGTGGCCGACGTGGTGACAAGGTACATATCTCCTATGGCTACGGGCTGTTCACCGGCGGCCTCGGCGCCCACTACGGTGCGGAACGCCTGGGTTGCACGGTGATTCCGATGTCCGGCGGGCAGACTGAAAAACAGGTGCAACTGATCAAGGATTTCCAGCCGGACATCATCATGGTCACGCCCTCCTACATGCTCAACATCGCCGATGAAATCGAGCGCCAGGGCATTGATCCGCACAAGCTGGCATTGCGATTGGGGATCTTCGGTGCCGAGCCGTGGACTGCCGAGCTGCGCAGTGCGATCGAGGCGCGGCTGGGGATTACTGCGCTGGATATCTACGGGCTGTCGGAAATCATGGGCCCGGGGGTGGCCATGGAATGTGCGGAGACCAAGGATGGGCCGACGATCTGGGAGGACCATTTCTACCCCGAAATCATTGACCCGGTGACGGGTGAGGTATTGCCGGATGGGCAGATGGGTGAACTGGTGTTTACCTCCTTGAGCAAGGAAGCGTTACCGATGATTCGCTACCGCACCCGCGACCTGACGCGGTTGCTGCCGGGGACTGCGCGGCCGATGCGGCGTATCGACAAGATCACCGGGCGCAGTGACGACATGCTGATCATTCGCGGGGTTAACGTGTTTCCCACGCAGATTGAGGAGCAGGTGCTTAAAGTAAAACAGCTTTCCGAGTGCTATGAGATTCATCTGTATCGCAACGGGAACCTGGACAGCGTGGATGTGCATGTGGAGCTCAAGGCTGAGCATCAGCATCTCAATGATGAGCAGCAGCGAGCGGTGTCCAGTGAGTTGAGCAAGCACATCAAGACGTATATCGGGATCAGCTCGCGTATCGTTTTGCAGCCACTGCATTCGATCAAGCGGTCCGAGGGCAAGGCTTGCCACGTGATGGACAGACGTCCTAAAGCATGA
- the pcaF gene encoding 3-oxoadipyl-CoA thiolase, translating to MNDALIIDAVRTPIGRYAGALSSVRADDLGAVPLRELLRRHPQVDWSSVDDVIYGCANQAGEDNRNVARMSALLAGLPVSVPGTTLNRLCGSGLDAIGSAARAIRCGEAGLMLVGGVESMSRAPLVMGKAEQAFARDAQLYDTTIGWRFVNPLMKKAYGIDSMPETAENVAEQFNISRADQDAFALRSQQRAAAAQASGRLAREIVAVEIPQRKGPARVVEHDEHPRGDTTLEQLQKLGTPFREGGSITAGNASGVNDGACALLLASAEVAKRHGLVARGRVVAMATAGVEPRIMGIGPVPATRKVLELANLSLADMDVIELNEAFAAQGLAVLRELGLGDNDPRVNPNGGAIALGHPLGMSGARLVTTALHELEERGGRYALCTMCIGVGQGIALIIERLSD from the coding sequence ATGAATGACGCCTTGATCATCGACGCGGTACGCACCCCGATCGGCCGCTACGCCGGCGCCTTGAGCAGCGTGCGCGCCGACGACCTCGGTGCGGTGCCGCTGCGTGAACTGCTGCGCCGCCACCCGCAAGTGGACTGGAGCAGCGTCGACGATGTGATCTACGGCTGCGCCAACCAGGCCGGTGAGGACAACCGCAACGTGGCCCGGATGTCGGCGCTGCTGGCCGGGTTGCCAGTGAGCGTGCCGGGCACCACCCTCAACCGTTTGTGCGGTTCGGGGCTGGACGCCATCGGCAGCGCGGCCCGGGCGATTCGCTGTGGCGAGGCAGGATTGATGCTGGTGGGCGGCGTCGAATCGATGTCCCGTGCGCCGCTGGTAATGGGCAAGGCCGAGCAGGCGTTTGCCCGCGACGCGCAACTGTACGACACCACCATCGGCTGGCGCTTCGTCAACCCGCTGATGAAAAAAGCCTACGGGATCGACTCAATGCCGGAGACCGCCGAAAACGTCGCCGAGCAGTTCAACATCTCCCGCGCCGACCAGGATGCATTTGCCCTGCGCAGCCAGCAACGTGCAGCGGCGGCCCAGGCCAGCGGGCGCCTGGCCAGGGAAATCGTCGCGGTGGAAATCCCCCAGCGCAAAGGCCCGGCCAGGGTGGTGGAACACGACGAACACCCGCGCGGCGACACCACCCTTGAACAACTGCAGAAACTTGGCACGCCGTTCCGTGAAGGCGGCAGCATCACCGCCGGCAACGCGTCCGGGGTCAACGACGGCGCCTGCGCCCTGCTGCTGGCCAGCGCCGAAGTTGCCAAGCGTCACGGCTTGGTCGCCCGCGGCCGGGTGGTGGCAATGGCCACCGCCGGCGTGGAGCCACGGATCATGGGCATCGGCCCGGTGCCGGCGACCCGCAAGGTGCTGGAGTTGGCCAACCTGAGCCTGGCGGACATGGACGTGATCGAACTCAACGAAGCTTTCGCCGCCCAGGGTCTGGCGGTGCTGCGGGAGCTGGGCCTGGGGGACAACGACCCACGGGTCAACCCCAACGGCGGCGCCATCGCCCTCGGCCATCCGCTGGGGATGAGCGGCGCACGGCTGGTGACCACCGCCCTGCATGAACTGGAGGAACGTGGCGGCCGATACGCCTTGTGCACCATGTGCATCGGCGTGGGCCAGGGCATCGCACTGATCATCGAGCGGTTGTCCGACTAA
- the paaI gene encoding hydroxyphenylacetyl-CoA thioesterase PaaI, translating into MTNHEAMNLANQCAQAMFSRDAASQGMGMRLLSVAPGCARLGMSVRADMIQGHGTCHGGYLFALADSAFALACNSYNDATVALGCSIDYIAAAHLGDTLSADCREQSRSGRTGNYDVRIENQLGQLIALFHGKSYKVRGTVLAQENPNE; encoded by the coding sequence ATGACCAACCATGAAGCCATGAACCTGGCGAACCAATGCGCCCAAGCGATGTTCAGCCGCGACGCCGCGAGCCAGGGCATGGGCATGCGCCTGCTCTCGGTGGCGCCGGGCTGCGCGCGACTGGGCATGAGCGTGCGCGCCGACATGATCCAGGGCCACGGCACCTGCCACGGCGGCTATCTGTTTGCGCTGGCGGACTCGGCCTTTGCCCTGGCCTGCAACAGCTACAACGACGCCACCGTGGCGCTGGGCTGCAGCATCGACTACATCGCTGCGGCGCATCTGGGCGACACCTTGAGTGCCGACTGCCGCGAGCAAAGCCGCTCGGGGCGCACCGGCAACTACGACGTCCGTATCGAAAACCAACTGGGCCAGCTGATTGCGCTGTTCCATGGCAAATCCTACAAAGTGCGCGGCACGGTGCTGGCGCAGGAGAATCCGAATGAATGA
- the paaG gene encoding 2-(1,2-epoxy-1,2-dihydrophenyl)acetyl-CoA isomerase PaaG, whose translation MNFEHILFSIEAGVALLSLNRPDQLNSFNAQMHGEVQQALQQVRENPDVRVLLLTGEGRGFCAGQDLSDRNVAPGSAVPDLGESIEKFYNPLIRQLRDLPLPVICAVNGVAAGAGANIPLACDLVLAARSANFIQAFCKIGLIPDSGGTWTLPRLVGIARAKALALLGNRLSAEQAEQWGLIYRCVDDAELRNEALTLARHLATQPTYGLALIKRSLNASLSNSFDEQLELERDLQRLAGRSEDYREGVAAFMEKRSPSFKGR comes from the coding sequence ATGAACTTCGAACACATCCTGTTTTCCATCGAGGCCGGCGTCGCCCTGCTCAGCCTCAATCGTCCCGACCAGCTCAACAGCTTCAACGCGCAGATGCACGGCGAGGTTCAGCAAGCGCTGCAGCAGGTCCGGGAGAATCCCGACGTGCGGGTATTGCTGCTGACTGGCGAAGGCCGCGGCTTTTGCGCCGGGCAAGACCTCAGCGACCGCAACGTGGCGCCCGGCAGTGCGGTGCCGGACCTGGGGGAGTCCATCGAGAAGTTCTACAACCCGCTGATCCGCCAACTGCGCGACCTGCCCCTGCCGGTGATCTGCGCGGTGAACGGCGTGGCGGCCGGGGCCGGCGCCAATATCCCCCTGGCCTGCGACCTGGTGCTGGCCGCGCGCTCGGCGAATTTCATTCAAGCGTTCTGCAAGATCGGCCTGATCCCCGACTCCGGCGGCACCTGGACGTTGCCGCGCCTGGTGGGCATCGCCCGGGCCAAGGCGCTGGCCTTGCTGGGCAACCGCCTGAGCGCCGAACAAGCCGAGCAATGGGGCCTGATCTACCGCTGCGTGGACGACGCCGAATTGCGCAACGAAGCCCTGACCCTCGCCCGCCACCTGGCCACCCAACCGACCTACGGCCTGGCGCTGATCAAGCGCAGCCTGAATGCCAGCCTGAGCAACAGCTTTGACGAACAGCTGGAGCTGGAGCGCGACCTGCAACGCCTGGCCGGGCGCAGCGAGGATTACCGCGAAGGCGTCGCCGCCTTCATGGAAAAACGCAGCCCGAGCTTCAAGGGCCGCTAA
- the paaY gene encoding phenylacetic acid degradation protein PaaY, whose protein sequence is MTCYSLDGLTPVVDPTAYVHPSAVLIGDVIIGPHCYVGPLASLRGDFGRIVLEEGANLQDTCVMHGFPDSDTVVERNGHIGHGAVLHGCRIGTDALVGMNAVVMDNARIGARSFVSAAAFVKAGFECPEQSLVMGTPASVKRSLSDEEVHWKQTGTREYQRLAQRCLEQMHECEPLSAPEADRPRISDSGLRPKGT, encoded by the coding sequence ATGACCTGCTACAGTCTCGACGGCCTGACTCCGGTGGTCGACCCCACGGCCTACGTTCACCCCTCGGCCGTACTGATCGGCGACGTGATCATCGGCCCCCATTGCTATGTGGGGCCGCTGGCGAGTTTGCGCGGCGACTTCGGGCGCATCGTCCTTGAAGAGGGCGCCAACCTGCAGGACACCTGCGTAATGCACGGCTTCCCGGACAGTGACACGGTGGTTGAGCGCAACGGCCATATCGGCCACGGCGCAGTGCTGCACGGTTGCCGGATCGGCACCGATGCATTGGTGGGCATGAATGCGGTGGTGATGGACAACGCGCGCATTGGCGCTCGCTCGTTCGTCTCGGCGGCGGCCTTTGTCAAAGCCGGTTTCGAATGCCCCGAGCAGTCGTTGGTGATGGGCACACCGGCCAGCGTCAAGCGCAGCCTCAGCGACGAAGAGGTGCACTGGAAGCAAACCGGCACCCGCGAATACCAGCGCCTGGCCCAGCGTTGCCTGGAGCAGATGCACGAATGCGAACCCCTGAGCGCACCGGAAGCCGACCGGCCACGGATCAGCGACAGCGGCCTGCGACCCAAGGGCACGTGA
- the paaX gene encoding phenylacetic acid degradation operon negative regulatory protein PaaX gives MSSLTPLNQLITRFQEQTPIRASSLIITLYGDAIEPHGGTVWLGSLIQLLEPIGINERLIRTSIFRLTKEGWLTAEKVGRRSYYSLTGAGRRRFDKAFKRVYSSSVPAWDGSWCLVMLTQLTQDKRKQVREELEWQGFGAIAPTVLACPRSDRADVNATLLDLGAQEDTIVFETTAQDVLASKALRVQVRESWNIEELAAHYSEFIQLFRPLWQALREQEQLAPADCFLARVLLIHEYRKLLLRDPQLPDELLPGDWEGRAARQLCRNIYRLIYAKAEEWLNSALETADGPLPDVGESFYRRFGGLK, from the coding sequence ATGTCGTCACTGACACCCCTGAACCAACTGATCACCCGCTTTCAGGAGCAGACGCCGATTCGCGCCAGCTCCCTGATCATCACCTTGTACGGGGACGCCATCGAGCCCCACGGCGGGACGGTGTGGCTGGGCAGCCTGATCCAGTTGCTCGAACCCATCGGCATCAATGAACGGCTGATCCGCACCTCGATCTTCCGCCTGACCAAGGAAGGCTGGCTGACCGCCGAGAAAGTCGGACGCCGCAGCTACTACAGCCTGACCGGTGCCGGGCGTCGTCGTTTCGACAAGGCTTTCAAGCGGGTCTACAGCTCCAGCGTGCCGGCGTGGGATGGTTCGTGGTGCCTGGTGATGCTCACACAGCTGACCCAGGACAAGCGCAAACAGGTGCGTGAAGAGCTGGAGTGGCAAGGTTTTGGTGCGATTGCCCCGACCGTGCTGGCCTGCCCGCGCAGCGACCGCGCCGACGTCAACGCCACGTTGCTCGACCTCGGTGCCCAGGAAGACACCATCGTCTTCGAGACCACGGCGCAGGATGTACTGGCGTCCAAGGCCCTGCGGGTGCAGGTGCGCGAGAGCTGGAACATCGAGGAGCTGGCGGCCCATTACAGCGAGTTCATCCAACTGTTCCGACCGCTCTGGCAAGCGCTTCGCGAGCAGGAACAGCTTGCGCCTGCCGACTGTTTCCTGGCACGGGTCCTGCTTATTCATGAATACCGCAAACTGCTGCTGCGCGACCCGCAATTGCCCGACGAATTGCTCCCCGGCGATTGGGAAGGCCGCGCCGCCCGCCAGTTGTGCCGCAATATTTACCGGTTGATCTACGCCAAGGCCGAGGAATGGCTGAACAGCGCGCTGGAAACTGCCGACGGCCCGTTGCCGGACGTTGGCGAGAGTTTTTACCGGCGGTTCGGAGGCCTGAAATAA
- the feaR gene encoding transcriptional regulator FeaR, with amino-acid sequence MMSSIAQRCDGFDQWIHQINQICGAFDAQILGDGFSGQIREYQSGALKLSFVDACQARLFRTPTQIAAGEGGKYFAVFQLDGTAGMAQGDSKALLRAGDITLIDAAHPSDFTYSENSRQLSLILPSYLVEQTLRFNPVKCGHRIEATSPMAMLSRQLILEATRQDNLTLQESEATLEAIINLLRPAISQAGEGSDAHERVFRKTLECIDQHIRSEELCPEWLAREVGMSVRGLYRIFARKGLVVARYIKNRRLDLCAESLRQSRVEEKLSVLGYSWGFSDSSYFSTAFKSRFGIAPGEYRKQHT; translated from the coding sequence ATGATGTCTTCAATTGCACAGCGCTGTGATGGGTTCGACCAATGGATCCATCAGATCAATCAGATCTGCGGCGCGTTTGATGCGCAAATCCTGGGGGATGGTTTTTCCGGGCAGATCCGCGAATACCAGAGCGGCGCGCTGAAGCTCAGCTTTGTCGACGCCTGCCAGGCGCGGCTGTTTCGTACCCCCACGCAAATCGCGGCGGGCGAGGGCGGCAAGTACTTTGCGGTGTTCCAGCTCGACGGTACGGCCGGCATGGCCCAGGGCGACAGCAAGGCGCTGTTGCGTGCGGGCGACATCACCCTGATCGATGCCGCGCACCCCAGTGATTTCACCTACAGCGAGAACTCGCGGCAGTTGTCGCTGATCCTGCCGTCGTACCTGGTGGAGCAGACCTTGCGCTTCAACCCGGTCAAATGCGGGCACCGGATCGAGGCGACATCGCCGATGGCGATGCTCTCCCGCCAACTGATTCTGGAAGCGACCCGCCAGGACAACCTGACCTTGCAGGAAAGTGAAGCGACGCTGGAGGCGATCATCAATTTGTTGCGCCCGGCCATCAGCCAGGCGGGCGAAGGTAGCGACGCCCATGAACGGGTGTTTCGCAAGACCCTGGAGTGCATCGACCAACACATTCGCTCCGAAGAGCTGTGCCCTGAATGGCTGGCGCGGGAGGTGGGAATGTCGGTGCGCGGGCTGTACCGGATCTTTGCGCGCAAGGGTTTGGTGGTGGCGCGGTACATCAAGAACCGGCGGCTGGATTTGTGTGCCGAGTCGCTGCGCCAGTCCAGGGTGGAGGAGAAGCTTTCGGTGCTGGGGTATTCGTGGGGGTTTTCGGATTCCAGCTACTTTTCGACGGCGTTCAAGTCGCGGTTTGGCATTGCGCCGGGTGAGTACCGCAAGCAACACACCTGA
- a CDS encoding cytochrome C, which yields MRTLFLLSLMCVFAAPLAQARAIPNPNQKHAPGNESPQTPIAQAGYSVATNYQLQCAGCHLGSGMGSAANDTPRMTGFVGNFLKVPGGREFLVRVPGMSQSALNDGQLADLLNWLMRPDGMAGKSTPVDYKPYSAAEVTELRHKAMLNLPGTRAGLIKEMRAQGIAIEDGMPN from the coding sequence ATGCGTACGTTGTTTTTGCTGAGCTTGATGTGTGTCTTCGCCGCCCCGCTCGCCCAGGCACGGGCGATTCCCAATCCGAACCAGAAGCACGCACCAGGTAATGAATCGCCGCAAACGCCCATCGCCCAGGCCGGGTACAGCGTGGCGACCAACTATCAGCTGCAATGTGCCGGCTGTCATCTGGGCAGCGGCATGGGCTCGGCGGCGAACGACACGCCGAGGATGACCGGGTTTGTCGGCAACTTTCTGAAGGTGCCGGGAGGCCGGGAGTTTTTGGTGCGCGTGCCGGGGATGTCACAGTCGGCGCTGAACGATGGGCAACTGGCGGACCTGCTGAACTGGCTGATGCGCCCGGACGGGATGGCGGGCAAGAGTACGCCGGTGGATTACAAACCTTATAGCGCGGCGGAGGTGACTGAGTTGCGGCACAAGGCAATGCTCAATCTGCCGGGGACGCGGGCGGGGTTGATCAAGGAGATGCGTGCCCAAGGGATTGCGATCGAAGACGGAATGCCCAACTGA